TTTTATCTTTTTGTGATAACTTACAAGATCATTAATATTAATATCGGTAAGAATATCCGCATTCATGATTAAGAAATCTTCTCCATGATCAAGAAATCTTCTAGCAAAAATTAAACCACCTCCGGTTTCAAGTAATTCTTCACGCTCATCAGATATTTCAATATTGCAATTAAAGTTGTTATTTTCCTTTAAAAAATCAATGATCTGATTTCCAAAATGATGGATATTGATGACAAAATCATTAATTCCAAAACTTTTAAGGTATTTGATATTTCGTTCCAGTAGTGGAATTCCATTTACTTTTGCCAGGGCTTTCGGATGATGGTCTGTAAAAGGCTTGAGGCGTGTTCCCTTACCGGCAGCGAAGATTAGAGCTTTCATTTGTTATAATGGGTAGATGATTATTAAAACATACACTGAGTACATTAATTATTTATATAATTGATCGTTTATCAATTATGAATTAAGATGATGTTGCTCATCATGATGTAAGCTTATTTCAGTTCCCTGAGGATATTTTTCTTTGATAAATTCGGCTATTTTTATTGCTGAATATACCGATCTGTGCTGTCCTCCGGTACACCCAAAATTAATCTGCAGATTTTCAAATCCCCGGGAAAGATAATTATCAATATTGATGGATATGATTCCTTTTACCAATTCCAGAAATCGTGGCATCTCGGTTTCATTTTCAAGGAACTCCTGGACTCCTTTGTCGCTTCCTGTCTGACTTTTATATTCCTCAATTCTTCCGGGATTAAGAATTCCT
The sequence above is drawn from the Chryseobacterium daecheongense genome and encodes:
- a CDS encoding ATP-binding protein, which codes for MLHIDIHSFSYKKGGIPKDETGNGGGFTFDCRGILNPGRIEEYKSQTGSDKGVQEFLENETEMPRFLELVKGIISINIDNYLSRGFENLQINFGCTGGQHRSVYSAIKIAEFIKEKYPQGTEISLHHDEQHHLNS
- a CDS encoding nucleotidyltransferase family protein, producing the protein MKALIFAAGKGTRLKPFTDHHPKALAKVNGIPLLERNIKYLKSFGINDFVINIHHFGNQIIDFLKENNNFNCNIEISDEREELLETGGGLIFARRFLDHGEDFLIMNADILTDININDLVSYHKKIKDFATLAVSDRESSRKLLFNDEMVLRGWLNVQTGEQRLAEFNKGFKALAFSGVHCINPSIFEKIKRTGKFSVMEEYLDLMQTEHIHGFVHNNLLIDVGRPESVKEAEKHFK